The genomic stretch TTTTACAACTGATTGAATCAACCCTTACAGCTGTACAACATTCTCAGCAGCCAGTCCTTTTTGTCCGTCAACGACATCAAAGCTCACTCGCGCTCCTTCTGTCAAAGACTTGAAACCGTCAGCCTGAATTGCGGAATGATGTACAAAAACATCAGCTCCACCGTCCTGCTCAATAAACCCAAATCCTTTGGCATCGTTAAACCATTTCACTGTGCCTTCTGCCATTTTCTACTACTCCTTACTGTTCGCGATTCAACCCTTATGAGTATTATAGAACCGCTTAAATCATTCAAACATCAAGAGGCTCTCTTTCGCGTGAACACGAAAAAAAAGTCTTCTCAATCGCAGCCACCGTGTTCAAACAAAAAAACCACACGTCTCTCCAGGAGAGATTGTGCGGCATTCTCTTCGTAATTCATGAACTACAAATAGTGACTACACAAACATTACATTCATAGTAATACCCGATCCCCGAGGATAAGCAAGTTTTTTTTCATCATTCCCGAAAAAAATCTCCTGTTAATACAAGAAGACCTCTCCTTTTTCGCTTGTTGGAGAAGAAAAAAACGCTCTCTCTTCTCTGGTGACCAAAGGAACAAAATGAGCATTTCTTACCCACTTAAATAATGCATTCCCTGCCTCTGTTTAATCCTCTGTTCATTATACGTTCATGCTCTGTTAAGACTGGTCCTGTTATTGTGGAGGCATAAGATGAACAACAAGGGAATCCCCCTTCATAAAGCAACAAAGGAGAGAACACAATGAGAACCAACGGAAAACAGCTCATAATTCGAACGCAGTTTATCGCCCTGACAGCATGCATTCTTCTCGCCGCCAACCCGACGTGGGCAGCTACATTCGCTGAAGAAACCCAAGAACTTATTACCCAGCAAATGACAGCAAGAATTAACGGAAATATGCAAAAGATGCTTGCCGATCAAACGATTTTCTCAAAGATGCAGCAGAGCATGATGACCATGACGAGCAAGACGATCA from Candidatus Electrothrix communis encodes the following:
- a CDS encoding cold-shock protein encodes the protein MAEGTVKWFNDAKGFGFIEQDGGADVFVHHSAIQADGFKSLTEGARVSFDVVDGQKGLAAENVVQL